In the genome of Taeniopygia guttata chromosome 4, bTaeGut7.mat, whole genome shotgun sequence, the window TGTGTAATGAGGCCTCAATACACAGGAAGAGAATCAATTTAGATGGCATAAATGCACCTCTGTGGAGTCCTCTGTTGCatctgttttttgttgtttttttttttttttaaaccagtgtaTAATTACAAGCTGTAGAGAAAATGTTAACAGCTAATTCTCAACTGTAATAGTTATTATTCTGAGAAAACTACAGAAATATAAATGTGGCTTAGGAACAGCATTGACAATGAGCTATAAAAACAATTTAGCAGAAGGGTTGTTTGTACAGCaaggctgcagaaaagaaagtgctttttcttttctgtggtgTGTGTTTAGACTGTAAAAAAGGATGCCCACTGTCACAAATATAAACTAACACAAAGGTTTTGTTTCAGTGTGCTTGAAAAGGAAATTTATACTGTGGAAGGCATGCTAAAACCtacatttttcacatttacaAATATTCTGTAGCAGCAGTGATTGCCTTCTCATAACATCCACTAAAGCAGCTTAaaatctatattaaaaaaaaagaaagtagttATTTGAATGTGTAGACGGTTTACGTATGCCATAGCAAAGAGAAACTTTcactatatattttttcataatcCTCAAATAATACTTGTAACAAGAACTTCCTTTTTATTAGTTAGCAAACCACAAATATTCTAACGAAATGCTTAATGGCTGGCAGTGCTCTTCGCCGTAAAAGATGGGAGCAGTGTTCatacagtttattttttgttctttatagATCACCCTTTGCACAGTACTGCTGTGGATGCTTATGGAGAGGAACATTCACAAAACGAGGCACTCGGTCATGTTTCAGCACCACAAGGGCAAAATACAGACAGACAGtctggtggaaaaaaaataaacttgtgaGCATTCAACTTAATCTTTAGATTTTAAGATTTAAAGGGGAAAGTGTTCTACTTAAATTATATGTAACACAGAAAActatcttttaaatattttaattagaattttGTTAGTATATTTCACATATGTTAAATCAAATTTGGTTTAAATCCAAAATTGTCTTGCTATTTAATTCAAGCAAGAACTTTAATAGTACTTGTATGAGACATAGCTGTACAAAATGTTTCCCAAAACACAAGGTTTTATATATATGGTTGAAGATCATCCTTCCTCAGAGGTCAGTAgtatatgtttttcttttcccagtaaAAAATCACGTCACTCAAAGCCCTCCAATGGTGATGTTCAGAAATTCAACACAGCTGGTGCTGAAGAGGAACCCCTTAAGGAGACAGTGGTACCGAACAAGTTTCATGATTATTATCAGTCAATTTAATTTTAGTTTACTTCATGCCATGCCTGCATTagagggtggggggagagaaAGACCTTCCATTTGTTTCTCAGTACTTAATTGTATCCAAAATATCAGTCCTCAGAGTATTCCAGTGAGGTGGCCAAGTGAAATGCTTAAAGCTACAAGTCATCACGTCAACAAGGAATATAATAGCCAGGTGTTCCTGGATCCTGCAGCCTGTTCTCTTGTTCGTTTGGGAgcatattcttttctttttcagttatCTTATTTGTATCTAGAATATATGTTCTTGAGGAATGGCATACTAGATGGAATATGAATCCTTTGTACTTGTTTGATATTGAAGCAAAATGGGTTTATGGGAAAAAGAATattgataaaattaattttgaatatgTGTTAGAATTAAAAGCCATTCAGTTTTGAATGAGTGTTTTTGAACACTCCAGAATTAGTGTAAAGTGCTTTTGGCCCACTTAGCTGCCAAGCGTACAGCAGGAATCAACTGTCTGCAGGCTCAAGAAAGTAACCTATGATAACAGAAGCTGTGCAGTAGTTGGAACAAGGGTTTTTTATGTATTGAAATTTATTGAAATTGTACACTCAGTACAGAGTGTTAGTCTTTCATCAGAAGGCTGGATGCATGCAGCACTTTTGTACAAGTGTGTGACAGCTGTTGTGCTGTCACAAAGTAGTAGAAGTGGAGAAAGGATTGGGACAGAATGTGGGTGAAAAGGAAGGTGAGCAGGCACTGTTGGTCAGAGTGGCTGCCACTCTGTAATCAGTAATCCTGGTCAATGACTGTGCCGAACCAAGGGTCCTTTAGCTCCTTAGAtgtctccagccctgctgcctggccaGTGACTGACAGATCAGTGGCCAGCGTGGTCAGGCACCCACAGCAGGTGACCACTCAGCTGGGACTGGTGGAACAGGCCAAAGGAAATGTTGCTGATGTTCAGTCAGGAAATGCTTTTTGCATTCTTCCTAATTGTCATCTCTCAGGAGTTTAGATGAGCAAACCTGGGGTTTATTCTGGAAATTAATGTGTTTTTCATGTCACAGAAAACTCTGAATACTACTCAATTCAAGGCAAAAAAGAAGCAGTCTTCAGATGAGAACACATCAGATTCTCCTGGTAAAATACACTTTTCAGAACTCCCATATAGCTTTTCTTCATTAaagatttaaatttttcaaTGGTTTTCGTTTTTGGATATTAGCAACACAGTGCTTCTAGAAATGGGAAGTTTTAATTTCCGTTTTGGTATAGACCCCTGTTTGGTCCCCATGGTTTGCATCCCTAGACTTGCCTGTTCCTCTCGTGAAGGGGTAAAGCATAGATGTGCATTGTAACTCTAAGTCAGCCTGGTTTCCTTTGGGGAGAAGCCTGGAGCTATGGCTATGAAGCTGTAGGAGGTGTCAGTACATCCCTTGGTCTGGaagcctggagcagcagctgtggggcagaACTTGGAGTGCCTGTGACTGCAGCACAGGCGCAGCTGTCAGTGTAAAGACCCTTGAGACAGGGAGCTCCAAGACAGTGGCATTTTCAGTAGGAAGAAACTGTCCCTTGTGTCATCTTGCTTCCTTTGAACAGAACTCCATGGTGTTTTAGTACTGGATTTACACCAGGGAGTGTGTGAAGAAACATGGTTTCACTTTTTGTGGAATTGGTTTATGATGCTATTGTAAAgtttaaagaaatgtatttgTGTATAGTGGGTTTTTGAAACATATGTggtattaataaaataatgtatataaatataaaagctCATGATTCTTTGTGTAATGCAAGGTGAAAATTTAGGCTAATAGCTTTTTAACACAAAAAACCAACTCTACAGTACACTGTGTAGTTTATTACTTAGTTTACTGATGTGTTCCTGGGCTTGCCTGAATCAATAAAGAATAAGAATTAAGTTACATATCATTGATCATCAGTTCTAAGGTTTTCCCAGGTAAATCTATCAAAGTTATGCAGGCAAAGACAGATGAAATAATTAGAATATTCTTCTCAAATTTCATGTTAAAATACTCATAACTTTTAGATGGTTGCTTTGATGACGGGAACAAGAGATTTCTAGTGTTTTACAGCATGTACCAGAATTGTGCAATGTTTATGTTCATTCTGTTCTTCCAGTGGATAGCCCACATTCTGTACAGATTTGGTGTCCCAAAGATCTGAAGAGATCTCCTAGAGATATTACAGAACTGGATGTTCTTCTGGCTGAAGTTGAGAAGATAGCAGAAAATTACAGgtaaatattctgcttttccaTGACTGGATAATcaaagttttaaaaagaaatatctgtGCTTTTGCTAATGGGCTTTCCTTTAGGGAATCAGTATTGCATGGTTACATTCTGATGTTAACGATTATTAAGTAGTTGTGATACAAATGTTTTTTAACATGGTCTCCAGGGATTTCATATTTTTCCAAACAATAACAGCACATCTCAGCTGGTATTTTTCAAAGTAGAAATGAAGCTATTGCTAGTATATGAAAGAACTGCAGTTGTGTAGCTGCTTAACTTTGGGCTTTATTTGTTACTCAGAGAAGGTGTTTTGGATGAGATTTCCCCTTTACTAAACCAAATATGTTTTGTCCCTCTGACTTCTCCAGACAAAGCATAGAATCAAACATTTGCAGAAAGGCTATCAGtgacttttcttctgctttcaagGATCAAATCACTGATCTTGTAAGTACACCAGAGATAAAATCAGTTTTGTGGTCAGAATACCAATGGGTTTATATTGCCCTTTACACATTCATTTTAGAAGCTGCAAAAGTTTCCAGTCTCTTGTTAGTATAAGTAATGTGAAAAGACAATTTGTTGTGTGCAGGTTGTGGTTGGCTGCCTCTGTGCAGGCTTTCACAAGAATTGCCTCTAGACACAACACTGGGGTCATGCAAAGTACTCTGCCAAATTGTCACCTTTTGAGAATAGGGAAGCATCCAATAATCCTGAAATGTTGGCCATATTTAAATCATTATGTAGTAAAACTGGCGAGCTGCATAATTTAAATGAGCATACAGCTATGTCAAACACTGTTTTCAAAGCTCATTGACTAGAGTTTTAAAAGgtggatttaatttttctgcgGTCTCAGTGACTTCTTAGTAAGGCCTCTAATGTATTCCAGGGTAAATCAtccttttaaacattttgaacATAACTGTAAGTGTAAGAtattcaagaaccatctggacacagtcctgtgccatgtgctctaggatgaccctgcttgagcagggaggttggaccagaagacccactgtggtcccttccaacctgagccATCCTGTGATTTATTGGCTGGAAAGATTAAGGTGATTGTGATGCGTAAAATGAACTCAGGACTTTGCAGGAGTTGTGCCAAGTACAATGGCTAAGTACTAAAGCTACAGTTCTGAGTGGTTCATTAGAAGTAACAAGTGTTGGAATTGCCAGATTTATACATCTATATAAAGATACTGAAAAACCCAGCTTTTTATGTTATTCCAAAGTAATTCTTGCAACCATGTTTTTAGGAGGATAGTGATGAGCTCAACTTGTCAACCTGTAATTCTTCTTCTCTGTAGATAGCAGGAGTCCAGGAATTAaagaatatgaagaaaaaaaatgctaagGTAAATGCATATCTATCACTAGATTGTAGAGCATACAGTTGTGGGCATTGAAATGTTGAGAACTTgactgaaaaagacaaaataatttacAGAAAGGTGTACTGTACTCAGAATCAACTGCACAGAGGTTAGGGAACCACACAAAATTTTTTGGAAATGATCTGAGTAAATGTTGTGGATTGCAAACTCCAGATGTATACTGCTATATTGTGTAAAAAGAATGAGTGCACATTAGGATGGGTAAGATCTATGCATGTCAGTTACTCTTTTgactttttggtttgttttttttttaaaagagtgaGGCCTCTGGAGAGCCAGTTAAATAATGAGCTAACCTTAAAGAAACATAAATGAATATCAAATCTAGGAGAGCAGCAAAGATAGCAACCTTtggggatggaatgggattGCTTAATTTAAAGAAGGGAAGATTCAGGCAGCTGCATTCCCTAAATAGATGCAGTTTTTGTTCAGAGGAAAACAGTTCCTCTCTTCATTTATAGCAAGTAGGAATTTGCTGACTATGCAGTGGGAATGTTGACAGAAGGAGGCACTAGTATAAGGGCAGAAAAACATTGCAGTGGTTTCATCAGGAAGAGGTGAATGCCCTACAGAAGAGAGATTTAAGAGCAGCTTAGGCACTGTCTGGATTTCTGCCCAAATTAACATCTGCAAAATTTTCAGTGGCGAAGTAGCTTTAACAAATAGTCAACATAAAGCTTATCCTGGGAAGTAGCAATTAATATGCTAAGGTCTTGTTGACTTGGGGTGATATGGTAAACTCCTCTGCATGTAAAATGAAAGTCTTAATACACACCTAGCATTGACAGCCACTCAGATTTATCCTTAGTTTGCTTCTTAgacatttgtttaaaattaagtttttagttgctatatttaaatttatgatAAATTTTGggtgttattttttaattgtatgttatattaaagaaatattatttgGTTATGGCAATCATCCTGAACATACGTTtgtattaattttcatttttaaacctAAAATCTAGGGTTCataatgtttaaaattaaaaagtcacAAACTCCTTTTGTATGCTTCAAATCCAATGtttcttaagaaaaaatttGGATGGAGATTAGAGTTTGACATTTTAAACAGCtttaaattgtttaaaatacagatgTAACATATGGCAATTTATCAGGTCTGGTATCTTAGAATCTTCCACAATGACAACCAGCGTAAAacctcagaaaaataaaag includes:
- the CENPU gene encoding centromere protein U isoform X2; its protein translation is MSSKKKIKKHHTSGKLEDHKADSNLRWKSLLLEEPDVSRILKVAETNQLEELDDSFDHPLHSTAVDAYGEEHSQNEALGHVSAPQGQNTDRQSGGKKINFKKSRHSKPSNGDVQKFNTAGAEEEPLKKTLNTTQFKAKKKQSSDENTSDSPVDSPHSVQIWCPKDLKRSPRDITELDVLLAEVEKIAENYRQSIESNICRKAISDFSSAFKDQITDLIAGVQELKNMKKKNAKAITSIKKKRQKLVQVREELIGAEPQLTQLQREYAELQERQSSLRQTVELITDLKELQQDCLDYREENPKEKVVYGTSSLPALLVESRRILGAERHFENINMKLEEALAVQKQQKSKKN
- the CENPU gene encoding centromere protein U isoform X1; translated protein: MSSKKKIKKHHTSGKLEDHKADSNLRWKSLLLEEPDVSRILKVAETNQLEELDDSFDHPLHSTAVDAYGEEHSQNEALGHVSAPQGQNTDRQSGGKKINFKKSRHSKPSNGDVQKFNTAGAEEEPLKETVKTLNTTQFKAKKKQSSDENTSDSPVDSPHSVQIWCPKDLKRSPRDITELDVLLAEVEKIAENYRQSIESNICRKAISDFSSAFKDQITDLIAGVQELKNMKKKNAKAITSIKKKRQKLVQVREELIGAEPQLTQLQREYAELQERQSSLRQTVELITDLKELQQDCLDYREENPKEKVVYGTSSLPALLVESRRILGAERHFENINMKLEEALAVQKQQKSKKN